The following proteins are encoded in a genomic region of Aptenodytes patagonicus chromosome 13, bAptPat1.pri.cur, whole genome shotgun sequence:
- the MRTFB gene encoding myocardin-related transcription factor B isoform X2 — translation MDHLGTADAEDDSGSLTRLAPSPHSEAVAHEFKELSLQPNQYLPPLNERKNVLQLRLQQRRTREQLVDQGIMPPLKSPAAFHEQIKSLERARTENFLKHKIRSRPDRSELVRMHILEETFAEPSLQATQMKLKRARLADDLNEKIAQRPGPMELVEKNILPVDSSVKEAIIAVGQENYPQALDDYSFDEDSSDALSPDQPASQESQGSAASPGEPKTSDSPSPITSNATTSTQYPPLTSPVPEFLKTPSTIEQHVTRSTATTTLTTNTVSAAKPGPTLVKQSHPKNPNDKHRSKKCKEPKPRVKKLKYHQYIPPDQKGEKNEPQMDSNYARLLQQQQLFLQLQILSQQQQHYNYQTILPAPLKPLNDKQSNNGSTPLNTLNNSTPTSAASSPRQNSNIPSRKPGPLPSSLDDLKVAELKMELKLRGLPVSGTKTDLIERLKPYQDLNNNGVATSSSVTVTTSTGATGNTGEVTVAFPVATLNKPVANTISSFPPEKTSTGPGCKVVNTENISSPLPVSPSPSEQSSLSTDDTSMADTFTEMITMMSPSQFLSTSPLRANISDDNQNRSSGSISTMEFDVAEKDRKLQEKEKQIEELKRKLEQEQKLVEVLKMQLEVEKRGQQQQSQASGNSAALEQKQFSAAVKDENALTDCSSTSQSVPVASHSLGQSVYTSGQNPVAKKAVVIKQEIPVAKAEPQNAISQFYVNPQRQPQTAVVAQPQALLTTQGTAQLLLPLSIQGPNSTTAVQLPVGNIKLQAQSQAGIQTPSQIPAPISSSGLVQTAPQMHTPQSNQNTITQHALGQTQQIRKVFPPTTSNTVFSYQTAPVTTPSQSFINKTSNSNIHTGGNQVPSVQNGPATPNKPGSPSQAQPYIVQQSLFNNTVSKTKDPPRYEEAIKQTRNIQTSHREISSAHSQQMDDLFDILIKSGEISLPIKEEPSPISKMRPVTANITTMPVNTVISRPPPQIQMAPPPVSLEPTTSLSVSLENQLEALLDGTLPSGNEIPQLTSSNEDRESFSLIEDLQNDLLNHSSILDHSHSPMETSDPQFTTNNSCLSLDLPDTNLDNMEWLDITMPSSSSGLTPLSSTAPSMFSTDFLDPQDLQLHWD, via the exons taCTTCAGCTGAGACTACAACAAAGACGGACACGAGAACAGCTGGTGGACCAGGGCATCATGCCAC CTTTGAAAAGTCCAGCTGCATTCCATGAGCAGATAAAGAGCCTGGAGCGAGCCAGG actgaaaattttTTGAAGCACAAGATTCGCAGCAGGCCGGACCGGTCTGAGCTGGTCAGAATGCATATCCTCGAAG AGACCTTTGCAGAGCCTTCACTACAAGCCACTCAGATGAAACTGAAGAGAGCTCGGTTGGCAGATGATCTGAATGAGAAGATTGCTCAGAGGCCTGGCCCCATGGAACtggtagaaaaaaatattcttcctgtAGACTCCAGTGTTAAAGAAGCTATTATAG CAGTTGGACAAGAGAATTATCCTCAAGCTTTGGATGATTATTCATTTGATGAAGATAGCAGTGATGCTTTATCACCAGATCAGCCAGCCAGCCAAGAATCCCAGGGTTCAGCAGCTTCCCCTGGTGAGCCAAAAACAAGTGACTCACCATCACCAATAACATCAAATGCTACTACGTCAACACAG taTCCACCTTTAACCTCTCCAGTTCCTGAATTTCTCAAAACTCCCTCTACAATTGAACAGCACGTTACACGTTCTACGGCTACAACCACCCTGACCACAAATACTGTATCTGCAGCAAAGCCTGGGCCAACGTTAGTAAAG CAAAGCCACCCAAAGAACCCAAATGATAAGCATCGGAGCAAGAAATGTAAAGAACCTAAGCCAAGGGTGAAAAAATTGAAGTATCATCAATATATTCCACCTGATCAGAAAGGTGAGAAAAATGAGCCACAGATGGACTCCAACTATGCTCGTCTGCTACAACAGCAGCAACTGTTTTTGCAGCTGCAGATCCTGAGCCAACAGCAACAACACTACAACTACCAGACAATTCTACCTGCACCGCTGAA GCCACTGAATGACAAACAAAGTAACAATGGGAGTACGCCACTGAATACTTTGAACAACAGTACACCAACATCAGCTGCCAGCTCACCAAGACAGAATAGTAATATTCCTAGCCGGAAACCAGGACCTCTACCTTCAAGCCTGGATGACTTGAAG gtaGCAGAGCTTAAAATGGAGTTGAAATTGAGGGGATTACCAGTCTCTGGAACAAAAACAGATCTTATTGAGCGTCTGAAACCCTACCAAGATCTTAACAACAATGGGGTTGCTACTAGTAGCTCTGTTACAGTAACCACTTCTACTGGGGCCACAGGTAACACTGGGGAAGTGACTGTGGCATTTCCTGTTGCAACACTAAATAAACCAGTGGCTAATACAATATCCagctttcctccagaaaaaacaTCTACTGGACCTGGCTGCAAAGTAGTAAATACTGAAAACATTAGCTCTCCTTTGCCTGTATCTCCCTCTCCTTCAGAACAATCTAGTCTAAGCACAGATGATACTAGTATGGCAGATACTTTCACAGAAATGATAACCATGATGTCACCATCCCAGTTCTTAAGTACTTCACCACTAAGAGCAAATATAAGTGATGATAATCAGAATCGCAGTAGTGGAAGCATCTCAACCATGGAGTTTGATGTAGCAGAAAAGGACCGCAAgcttcaagaaaaagaaaagcagattgaAGAGCTCAAAAGGAAACTGGAACAAGAGCAAAAACTTGTGGAAGTACTGAAAATGCAACTTGAGGTTGAAAAACGGGGGCAACAGCAACAGTCTCAGGCTTCTGGTAATTCAGCTGCTTTGGAACAGAAGCAATTCAGTGCTGCTGTCAAAGATGAAAATGCTCTTACTGACTGCTCTAGTACAAGTCAATCTGTACCTGTAGCTAGTCATTCTTTAGGACAATCGGTATATACTAGTGGCCAGAATCCAGTTGCCAAAAAGGCAGTTGTTATCAAGCAGGAGATACCTGTGGCCAAAGCTGAACCTCAGAATGCCATTTCTCAATTTTATGTTAATCCGCAGAGGCAGCCGCAAACTGCAGTTGTTGCCCAACCTCAAGCTTTATTAACTACCCAAGGAACTGCACAGCTGCTCCTTCCGCTATCTATCCAGGGACCGAATTCTACCACTGCAGTCCAGCTACCAGTTGGAAATATAAAGTTGCAG GCTCAATCACAAGCTGGAATACAGACCCCATCACAAATACCTGCTCCTATTTCTTCCTCTGGCCTGGTCCAGACAGCACCTCAGATGCATACTCCACAATCAAACCAAAATACCATCACGCAGCATGCACTTGGTCAGACCCAACAAATCAGAAAG GTTTTTCCACCTACCAcatcaaatacagtattttcctaTCAGACTGCACCAGTTACAACACCTTCACAATCTTTCATTAATAAAACATCAAACTCTAACATTCACACTGGTGGTAACCAGGTTCCCTCTGTGCAGAATGGACCTGCTACTCCTAATAAG CCTGGCTCTCCATCTCAAGCCCAGCCTTATATTGTTCAACAGTCCCTCTTCAACAACACAGTATCCAAGACAAAAGATCCTCCTCGTTATGAAGAGGCCATAAAACAGACCCGCAATATTCAGACATCGCACCGTGAG ATTTCCAGTGCACACAGTCAGCAGATGGATGATCTTTTTGATATTCTCATCAAGAGCGGAG AGATTTCCCTTCCAATAAAGGAGGAACCATCTCCCATTTCTAAAATGAGACCAGTAACAGCCAACATCACTACAATGCCAGTGAATACAGTGATATCCCGCCCACCACCACAAATCCAAATGGCCCCTCCTCCTGTGTCCTTAGAACCAACCACCAGCTTGTCTGTAAGTCTGGAAAACCAACTTGAAGCCCTCTTGGATGGAACTTTACCATCAGGTAATGAAATTCCTCAACTGACAAGCAGTAATGAGGACAGAGAGTCATTTTCTTTAATTGAAGACCTCCAGAATGATCTGCTTAATCACTCCAGCATTTTAGATCACTCTCATTCACCCATGGAAACATCCGACCCGCAGTTTACCACTAATAATTCTTGTCTGTCTCTTGACCTTCCCGATACAAATTTGGACAATATGGAATGGCTAGACATTACAATGCCCAGCTCCTCATCTGGACTCACTCCTCTCAGTTCTACTGCCCCCAGCATGTTTTCCACTGACTTTCTAGATCCACAAGATCTACAGTTGCACTGGGATTAA
- the MRTFB gene encoding myocardin-related transcription factor B isoform X5 — translation MDHLGTADAEDDSGSLTRLAPSPHSEAVAHEFKELSLQPNQYLPPLNERKNVLQLRLQQRRTREQLVDQGIMPPLKSPAAFHEQIKSLERARTENFLKHKIRSRPDRSELVRMHILEETFAEPSLQATQMKLKRARLADDLNEKIAQRPGPMELVEKNILPVDSSVKEAIIAVGQENYPQALDDYSFDEDSSDALSPDQPASQESQGSAASPGEPKTSDSPSPITSNATTSTQYPPLTSPVPEFLKTPSTIEQHVTRSTATTTLTTNTVSAAKPGPTLVKQSHPKNPNDKHRSKKCKEPKPRVKKLKYHQYIPPDQKGEKNEPQMDSNYARLLQQQQLFLQLQILSQQQQHYNYQTILPAPLKPLNDKQSNNGSTPLNTLNNSTPTSAASSPRQNSNIPSRKPGPLPSSLDDLKVAELKMELKLRGLPVSGTKTDLIERLKPYQDLNNNGVATSSSVTVTTSTGATGNTGEVTVAFPVATLNKPVANTISSFPPEKTSTGPGCKVVNTENISSPLPVSPSPSEQSSLSTDDTSMADTFTEMITMMSPSQFLSTSPLRANISDDNQNRSSGSISTMEFDVAEKDRKLQEKEKQIEELKRKLEQEQKLVEVLKMQLEVEKRGQQQQSQASGNSAALEQKQFSAAVKDENALTDCSSTSQSVPVASHSLGQSVYTSGQNPVAKKAVVIKQEIPVAKAEPQNAISQFYVNPQRQPQTAVVAQPQALLTTQGTAQLLLPLSIQGPNSTTAVQLPVGNIKLQVFPPTTSNTVFSYQTAPVTTPSQSFINKTSNSNIHTGGNQVPSVQNGPATPNKPGSPSQAQPYIVQQSLFNNTVSKTKDPPRYEEAIKQTRNIQTSHREISSAHSQQMDDLFDILIKSGEISLPIKEEPSPISKMRPVTANITTMPVNTVISRPPPQIQMAPPPVSLEPTTSLSVSLENQLEALLDGTLPSGNEIPQLTSSNEDRESFSLIEDLQNDLLNHSSILDHSHSPMETSDPQFTTNNSCLSLDLPDTNLDNMEWLDITMPSSSSGLTPLSSTAPSMFSTDFLDPQDLQLHWD, via the exons taCTTCAGCTGAGACTACAACAAAGACGGACACGAGAACAGCTGGTGGACCAGGGCATCATGCCAC CTTTGAAAAGTCCAGCTGCATTCCATGAGCAGATAAAGAGCCTGGAGCGAGCCAGG actgaaaattttTTGAAGCACAAGATTCGCAGCAGGCCGGACCGGTCTGAGCTGGTCAGAATGCATATCCTCGAAG AGACCTTTGCAGAGCCTTCACTACAAGCCACTCAGATGAAACTGAAGAGAGCTCGGTTGGCAGATGATCTGAATGAGAAGATTGCTCAGAGGCCTGGCCCCATGGAACtggtagaaaaaaatattcttcctgtAGACTCCAGTGTTAAAGAAGCTATTATAG CAGTTGGACAAGAGAATTATCCTCAAGCTTTGGATGATTATTCATTTGATGAAGATAGCAGTGATGCTTTATCACCAGATCAGCCAGCCAGCCAAGAATCCCAGGGTTCAGCAGCTTCCCCTGGTGAGCCAAAAACAAGTGACTCACCATCACCAATAACATCAAATGCTACTACGTCAACACAG taTCCACCTTTAACCTCTCCAGTTCCTGAATTTCTCAAAACTCCCTCTACAATTGAACAGCACGTTACACGTTCTACGGCTACAACCACCCTGACCACAAATACTGTATCTGCAGCAAAGCCTGGGCCAACGTTAGTAAAG CAAAGCCACCCAAAGAACCCAAATGATAAGCATCGGAGCAAGAAATGTAAAGAACCTAAGCCAAGGGTGAAAAAATTGAAGTATCATCAATATATTCCACCTGATCAGAAAGGTGAGAAAAATGAGCCACAGATGGACTCCAACTATGCTCGTCTGCTACAACAGCAGCAACTGTTTTTGCAGCTGCAGATCCTGAGCCAACAGCAACAACACTACAACTACCAGACAATTCTACCTGCACCGCTGAA GCCACTGAATGACAAACAAAGTAACAATGGGAGTACGCCACTGAATACTTTGAACAACAGTACACCAACATCAGCTGCCAGCTCACCAAGACAGAATAGTAATATTCCTAGCCGGAAACCAGGACCTCTACCTTCAAGCCTGGATGACTTGAAG gtaGCAGAGCTTAAAATGGAGTTGAAATTGAGGGGATTACCAGTCTCTGGAACAAAAACAGATCTTATTGAGCGTCTGAAACCCTACCAAGATCTTAACAACAATGGGGTTGCTACTAGTAGCTCTGTTACAGTAACCACTTCTACTGGGGCCACAGGTAACACTGGGGAAGTGACTGTGGCATTTCCTGTTGCAACACTAAATAAACCAGTGGCTAATACAATATCCagctttcctccagaaaaaacaTCTACTGGACCTGGCTGCAAAGTAGTAAATACTGAAAACATTAGCTCTCCTTTGCCTGTATCTCCCTCTCCTTCAGAACAATCTAGTCTAAGCACAGATGATACTAGTATGGCAGATACTTTCACAGAAATGATAACCATGATGTCACCATCCCAGTTCTTAAGTACTTCACCACTAAGAGCAAATATAAGTGATGATAATCAGAATCGCAGTAGTGGAAGCATCTCAACCATGGAGTTTGATGTAGCAGAAAAGGACCGCAAgcttcaagaaaaagaaaagcagattgaAGAGCTCAAAAGGAAACTGGAACAAGAGCAAAAACTTGTGGAAGTACTGAAAATGCAACTTGAGGTTGAAAAACGGGGGCAACAGCAACAGTCTCAGGCTTCTGGTAATTCAGCTGCTTTGGAACAGAAGCAATTCAGTGCTGCTGTCAAAGATGAAAATGCTCTTACTGACTGCTCTAGTACAAGTCAATCTGTACCTGTAGCTAGTCATTCTTTAGGACAATCGGTATATACTAGTGGCCAGAATCCAGTTGCCAAAAAGGCAGTTGTTATCAAGCAGGAGATACCTGTGGCCAAAGCTGAACCTCAGAATGCCATTTCTCAATTTTATGTTAATCCGCAGAGGCAGCCGCAAACTGCAGTTGTTGCCCAACCTCAAGCTTTATTAACTACCCAAGGAACTGCACAGCTGCTCCTTCCGCTATCTATCCAGGGACCGAATTCTACCACTGCAGTCCAGCTACCAGTTGGAAATATAAAGTTGCAG GTTTTTCCACCTACCAcatcaaatacagtattttcctaTCAGACTGCACCAGTTACAACACCTTCACAATCTTTCATTAATAAAACATCAAACTCTAACATTCACACTGGTGGTAACCAGGTTCCCTCTGTGCAGAATGGACCTGCTACTCCTAATAAG CCTGGCTCTCCATCTCAAGCCCAGCCTTATATTGTTCAACAGTCCCTCTTCAACAACACAGTATCCAAGACAAAAGATCCTCCTCGTTATGAAGAGGCCATAAAACAGACCCGCAATATTCAGACATCGCACCGTGAG ATTTCCAGTGCACACAGTCAGCAGATGGATGATCTTTTTGATATTCTCATCAAGAGCGGAG AGATTTCCCTTCCAATAAAGGAGGAACCATCTCCCATTTCTAAAATGAGACCAGTAACAGCCAACATCACTACAATGCCAGTGAATACAGTGATATCCCGCCCACCACCACAAATCCAAATGGCCCCTCCTCCTGTGTCCTTAGAACCAACCACCAGCTTGTCTGTAAGTCTGGAAAACCAACTTGAAGCCCTCTTGGATGGAACTTTACCATCAGGTAATGAAATTCCTCAACTGACAAGCAGTAATGAGGACAGAGAGTCATTTTCTTTAATTGAAGACCTCCAGAATGATCTGCTTAATCACTCCAGCATTTTAGATCACTCTCATTCACCCATGGAAACATCCGACCCGCAGTTTACCACTAATAATTCTTGTCTGTCTCTTGACCTTCCCGATACAAATTTGGACAATATGGAATGGCTAGACATTACAATGCCCAGCTCCTCATCTGGACTCACTCCTCTCAGTTCTACTGCCCCCAGCATGTTTTCCACTGACTTTCTAGATCCACAAGATCTACAGTTGCACTGGGATTAA
- the MRTFB gene encoding myocardin-related transcription factor B isoform X4, translated as MIDSSKKQQQGFSEILPAGDVKPLKEKECLEVNSQKSLKEVLQLRLQQRRTREQLVDQGIMPPLKSPAAFHEQIKSLERARTENFLKHKIRSRPDRSELVRMHILEETFAEPSLQATQMKLKRARLADDLNEKIAQRPGPMELVEKNILPVDSSVKEAIIVGQENYPQALDDYSFDEDSSDALSPDQPASQESQGSAASPGEPKTSDSPSPITSNATTSTQYPPLTSPVPEFLKTPSTIEQHVTRSTATTTLTTNTVSAAKPGPTLVKQSHPKNPNDKHRSKKCKEPKPRVKKLKYHQYIPPDQKGEKNEPQMDSNYARLLQQQQLFLQLQILSQQQQHYNYQTILPAPLKPLNDKQSNNGSTPLNTLNNSTPTSAASSPRQNSNIPSRKPGPLPSSLDDLKVAELKMELKLRGLPVSGTKTDLIERLKPYQDLNNNGVATSSSVTVTTSTGATGNTGEVTVAFPVATLNKPVANTISSFPPEKTSTGPGCKVVNTENISSPLPVSPSPSEQSSLSTDDTSMADTFTEMITMMSPSQFLSTSPLRANISDDNQNRSSGSISTMEFDVAEKDRKLQEKEKQIEELKRKLEQEQKLVEVLKMQLEVEKRGQQQQSQASGNSAALEQKQFSAAVKDENALTDCSSTSQSVPVASHSLGQSVYTSGQNPVAKKAVVIKQEIPVAKAEPQNAISQFYVNPQRQPQTAVVAQPQALLTTQGTAQLLLPLSIQGPNSTTAVQLPVGNIKLQAQSQAGIQTPSQIPAPISSSGLVQTAPQMHTPQSNQNTITQHALGQTQQIRKVFPPTTSNTVFSYQTAPVTTPSQSFINKTSNSNIHTGGNQVPSVQNGPATPNKPGSPSQAQPYIVQQSLFNNTVSKTKDPPRYEEAIKQTRNIQTSHREISSAHSQQMDDLFDILIKSGEISLPIKEEPSPISKMRPVTANITTMPVNTVISRPPPQIQMAPPPVSLEPTTSLSVSLENQLEALLDGTLPSGNEIPQLTSSNEDRESFSLIEDLQNDLLNHSSILDHSHSPMETSDPQFTTNNSCLSLDLPDTNLDNMEWLDITMPSSSSGLTPLSSTAPSMFSTDFLDPQDLQLHWD; from the exons taCTTCAGCTGAGACTACAACAAAGACGGACACGAGAACAGCTGGTGGACCAGGGCATCATGCCAC CTTTGAAAAGTCCAGCTGCATTCCATGAGCAGATAAAGAGCCTGGAGCGAGCCAGG actgaaaattttTTGAAGCACAAGATTCGCAGCAGGCCGGACCGGTCTGAGCTGGTCAGAATGCATATCCTCGAAG AGACCTTTGCAGAGCCTTCACTACAAGCCACTCAGATGAAACTGAAGAGAGCTCGGTTGGCAGATGATCTGAATGAGAAGATTGCTCAGAGGCCTGGCCCCATGGAACtggtagaaaaaaatattcttcctgtAGACTCCAGTGTTAAAGAAGCTATTATAG TTGGACAAGAGAATTATCCTCAAGCTTTGGATGATTATTCATTTGATGAAGATAGCAGTGATGCTTTATCACCAGATCAGCCAGCCAGCCAAGAATCCCAGGGTTCAGCAGCTTCCCCTGGTGAGCCAAAAACAAGTGACTCACCATCACCAATAACATCAAATGCTACTACGTCAACACAG taTCCACCTTTAACCTCTCCAGTTCCTGAATTTCTCAAAACTCCCTCTACAATTGAACAGCACGTTACACGTTCTACGGCTACAACCACCCTGACCACAAATACTGTATCTGCAGCAAAGCCTGGGCCAACGTTAGTAAAG CAAAGCCACCCAAAGAACCCAAATGATAAGCATCGGAGCAAGAAATGTAAAGAACCTAAGCCAAGGGTGAAAAAATTGAAGTATCATCAATATATTCCACCTGATCAGAAAGGTGAGAAAAATGAGCCACAGATGGACTCCAACTATGCTCGTCTGCTACAACAGCAGCAACTGTTTTTGCAGCTGCAGATCCTGAGCCAACAGCAACAACACTACAACTACCAGACAATTCTACCTGCACCGCTGAA GCCACTGAATGACAAACAAAGTAACAATGGGAGTACGCCACTGAATACTTTGAACAACAGTACACCAACATCAGCTGCCAGCTCACCAAGACAGAATAGTAATATTCCTAGCCGGAAACCAGGACCTCTACCTTCAAGCCTGGATGACTTGAAG gtaGCAGAGCTTAAAATGGAGTTGAAATTGAGGGGATTACCAGTCTCTGGAACAAAAACAGATCTTATTGAGCGTCTGAAACCCTACCAAGATCTTAACAACAATGGGGTTGCTACTAGTAGCTCTGTTACAGTAACCACTTCTACTGGGGCCACAGGTAACACTGGGGAAGTGACTGTGGCATTTCCTGTTGCAACACTAAATAAACCAGTGGCTAATACAATATCCagctttcctccagaaaaaacaTCTACTGGACCTGGCTGCAAAGTAGTAAATACTGAAAACATTAGCTCTCCTTTGCCTGTATCTCCCTCTCCTTCAGAACAATCTAGTCTAAGCACAGATGATACTAGTATGGCAGATACTTTCACAGAAATGATAACCATGATGTCACCATCCCAGTTCTTAAGTACTTCACCACTAAGAGCAAATATAAGTGATGATAATCAGAATCGCAGTAGTGGAAGCATCTCAACCATGGAGTTTGATGTAGCAGAAAAGGACCGCAAgcttcaagaaaaagaaaagcagattgaAGAGCTCAAAAGGAAACTGGAACAAGAGCAAAAACTTGTGGAAGTACTGAAAATGCAACTTGAGGTTGAAAAACGGGGGCAACAGCAACAGTCTCAGGCTTCTGGTAATTCAGCTGCTTTGGAACAGAAGCAATTCAGTGCTGCTGTCAAAGATGAAAATGCTCTTACTGACTGCTCTAGTACAAGTCAATCTGTACCTGTAGCTAGTCATTCTTTAGGACAATCGGTATATACTAGTGGCCAGAATCCAGTTGCCAAAAAGGCAGTTGTTATCAAGCAGGAGATACCTGTGGCCAAAGCTGAACCTCAGAATGCCATTTCTCAATTTTATGTTAATCCGCAGAGGCAGCCGCAAACTGCAGTTGTTGCCCAACCTCAAGCTTTATTAACTACCCAAGGAACTGCACAGCTGCTCCTTCCGCTATCTATCCAGGGACCGAATTCTACCACTGCAGTCCAGCTACCAGTTGGAAATATAAAGTTGCAG GCTCAATCACAAGCTGGAATACAGACCCCATCACAAATACCTGCTCCTATTTCTTCCTCTGGCCTGGTCCAGACAGCACCTCAGATGCATACTCCACAATCAAACCAAAATACCATCACGCAGCATGCACTTGGTCAGACCCAACAAATCAGAAAG GTTTTTCCACCTACCAcatcaaatacagtattttcctaTCAGACTGCACCAGTTACAACACCTTCACAATCTTTCATTAATAAAACATCAAACTCTAACATTCACACTGGTGGTAACCAGGTTCCCTCTGTGCAGAATGGACCTGCTACTCCTAATAAG CCTGGCTCTCCATCTCAAGCCCAGCCTTATATTGTTCAACAGTCCCTCTTCAACAACACAGTATCCAAGACAAAAGATCCTCCTCGTTATGAAGAGGCCATAAAACAGACCCGCAATATTCAGACATCGCACCGTGAG ATTTCCAGTGCACACAGTCAGCAGATGGATGATCTTTTTGATATTCTCATCAAGAGCGGAG AGATTTCCCTTCCAATAAAGGAGGAACCATCTCCCATTTCTAAAATGAGACCAGTAACAGCCAACATCACTACAATGCCAGTGAATACAGTGATATCCCGCCCACCACCACAAATCCAAATGGCCCCTCCTCCTGTGTCCTTAGAACCAACCACCAGCTTGTCTGTAAGTCTGGAAAACCAACTTGAAGCCCTCTTGGATGGAACTTTACCATCAGGTAATGAAATTCCTCAACTGACAAGCAGTAATGAGGACAGAGAGTCATTTTCTTTAATTGAAGACCTCCAGAATGATCTGCTTAATCACTCCAGCATTTTAGATCACTCTCATTCACCCATGGAAACATCCGACCCGCAGTTTACCACTAATAATTCTTGTCTGTCTCTTGACCTTCCCGATACAAATTTGGACAATATGGAATGGCTAGACATTACAATGCCCAGCTCCTCATCTGGACTCACTCCTCTCAGTTCTACTGCCCCCAGCATGTTTTCCACTGACTTTCTAGATCCACAAGATCTACAGTTGCACTGGGATTAA